The following coding sequences lie in one Caproicibacterium argilliputei genomic window:
- the hisD gene encoding histidinol dehydrogenase: MIQVVRQGGEVARDFVKRFRVRSEAAGKKVDAAVTEILEAVKHHGDEAVRAYTLQFDGALPESVEIDRPQMEQLAKSCDPSFLSALQKAAANIENFHARQKQQSWLEPRADGVIMGQRIRGLHRVGLYVPGGTAAYPSSVLMNAIPAKIAGVEELVMVTPPGKDGRPNPNILAAALTAGIDRVFLVGGAQAVAALAYGTETIPKVDKIVGPGNIYVATAKRQLYGIVDIDMIAGPSEILVLADETAKPAYLAADLMSQAEHDRMASAILLTTSEQIADETVKELYRQIEALSRKEIIEESLDRFGAVILCDNMEEAVSFANELAPEHLEVCAENPMEYIGKIDNAGSVFLGNFSPEPLGDYFAGPNHVLPTSGTARFFSPLSVDSFLKKSSFIYYTKEALQPVSADIMKLAETEGLTAHANSIQVRQ, from the coding sequence ATGATTCAAGTCGTTCGTCAGGGCGGGGAAGTGGCTCGAGACTTTGTCAAACGTTTTCGGGTTCGCAGTGAAGCTGCAGGTAAAAAAGTAGACGCTGCCGTTACAGAAATTTTGGAAGCTGTAAAACATCATGGCGATGAAGCTGTGCGGGCATACACCCTGCAATTTGACGGAGCACTGCCGGAGTCTGTTGAAATTGACCGGCCGCAAATGGAGCAGCTGGCTAAAAGCTGTGACCCCTCTTTCCTTTCCGCATTGCAAAAAGCCGCCGCAAATATCGAGAATTTTCACGCCCGCCAAAAACAGCAAAGCTGGCTGGAACCTCGCGCGGACGGAGTGATTATGGGGCAGCGTATCCGCGGACTGCATCGCGTAGGGCTTTATGTTCCAGGTGGTACGGCGGCGTACCCAAGCAGCGTTCTAATGAATGCCATTCCGGCAAAAATTGCCGGTGTGGAGGAACTGGTGATGGTTACGCCCCCTGGAAAGGACGGGCGCCCCAATCCTAATATTCTTGCCGCGGCGCTGACTGCCGGAATTGACCGGGTTTTCCTTGTCGGCGGTGCACAGGCCGTGGCAGCACTGGCTTACGGAACGGAAACCATTCCGAAGGTAGATAAAATCGTCGGCCCGGGCAATATCTATGTGGCAACTGCCAAGCGTCAGCTGTACGGAATTGTAGATATTGACATGATCGCAGGCCCGAGCGAGATTCTGGTTCTTGCGGATGAAACCGCAAAGCCGGCTTATCTGGCCGCCGATTTGATGAGCCAGGCAGAACACGATCGTATGGCATCTGCGATTCTGCTGACCACCAGTGAGCAAATTGCAGATGAAACCGTTAAGGAACTGTATCGCCAGATAGAAGCTCTCTCCCGAAAAGAAATCATTGAAGAGTCACTCGACCGCTTTGGCGCCGTGATTTTGTGTGACAATATGGAGGAAGCTGTTTCATTCGCGAATGAACTGGCGCCGGAACACTTGGAAGTCTGTGCTGAAAACCCAATGGAGTATATCGGCAAAATTGATAACGCCGGAAGCGTTTTCCTCGGTAATTTTTCTCCGGAACCGCTTGGTGATTATTTCGCAGGTCCTAACCACGTACTCCCGACCAGTGGCACCGCTCGCTTTTTCTCTCCGCTTTCAGTAGACAGTTTCCTGAAAAAGTCCAGTTTCATTTATTACACGAAAGAAGCTTTGCAACCGGTCAGCGCAGACATTATGAAGTTAGCGGAAACAGAAGGTCTGACCGCACACGCCAACAGTATTCAAGTGAGGCAATGA
- a CDS encoding pyridoxal phosphate-dependent aminotransferase, giving the protein MAYQLNEKLSRLQPYVPVAETAGIIHLDANESFLNLPETLRQKISEAVAQTSYHRYPDPYAVELCKAFAAYYHVKENHITAGNGSDELISLLISNFLMKGETVVTTDPDFSMYTFYPALAETNCVEICKGNNFSISSEDLICKVQELHARMLLFSNPCNPTSLGLTKQQILQIVKNVDALVVVDEAYMDFWDLSQSVLGEEENYDNLIVLKTCSKVGAAAIRLGFAVSNEKLTGILHAVKSPYNVNTLTQKIGSLFLQAQDVLRSRTKAIQISRDALQNGVEAVLQRHPGAFQLYRSCTNFVILRLPRADALHTYLMAHGISVRLFPGFLRVTAGSETENAAFLSTLEAYLEEEN; this is encoded by the coding sequence ATGGCTTATCAACTGAACGAAAAACTGAGCAGACTGCAGCCTTATGTACCAGTTGCGGAAACCGCCGGAATTATCCATTTGGACGCGAATGAGTCCTTCCTAAATCTGCCGGAAACGTTGCGGCAAAAAATTTCGGAAGCGGTGGCACAGACTTCCTATCACCGCTATCCAGATCCCTATGCGGTAGAACTGTGCAAAGCCTTTGCAGCATATTATCACGTAAAGGAAAATCACATTACAGCTGGAAACGGCTCTGATGAGCTGATTAGTCTGTTGATCTCCAACTTCCTCATGAAGGGAGAAACTGTCGTTACAACAGATCCGGATTTCTCTATGTACACGTTTTATCCAGCTTTAGCAGAAACAAATTGCGTGGAAATCTGTAAAGGGAACAACTTTTCAATTTCTTCGGAAGACCTGATTTGTAAGGTTCAAGAACTTCATGCCCGTATGCTCCTCTTCAGCAATCCCTGTAATCCTACTTCGCTGGGCCTTACAAAACAGCAGATTCTGCAAATTGTAAAAAATGTGGATGCTTTGGTTGTGGTAGACGAGGCATATATGGACTTTTGGGATTTGTCGCAGTCGGTTCTGGGGGAAGAAGAAAACTACGACAATCTGATTGTCTTGAAAACCTGCTCGAAAGTCGGTGCCGCCGCCATCCGCTTAGGATTTGCTGTTTCAAATGAGAAACTAACCGGCATTTTGCACGCGGTTAAGTCGCCTTATAACGTAAATACCTTAACGCAGAAAATCGGTTCTCTATTCCTACAGGCACAGGATGTTCTGCGCAGCCGTACAAAAGCCATACAAATCTCCCGTGATGCTCTGCAAAATGGCGTTGAAGCCGTTCTGCAGCGTCATCCCGGCGCCTTTCAGCTGTATCGCAGTTGTACCAATTTTGTAATCTTGCGTCTGCCCCGTGCGGATGCGCTGCATACGTATTTGATGGCACATGGCATTTCGGTGCGTTTGTTTCCGGGTTTCCTGCGTGTAACTGCCGGCAGCGAAACGGAAAACGCTGCTTTTTTGAGCACATTGGAAGCCTATTTGGAGGAGGAAAACTGA
- the hisB gene encoding imidazoleglycerol-phosphate dehydratase HisB: MRTSKQTRKTKETEITADLSLDGGAVTVSTGIGFFDHMLTAFAVHGGFGLNLSAKGDLFVDCHHTVEDTGIVLGKAFAEALGDKGGIARYGSFFIPMDEALAFTSLDISGRPYLVFDANFSQARVGEFDTCMTEEFLRAFAVNSGITLHCRVLYGTNAHHEIEAVFKSLGHALHQAVSVQKGTLSTKGIL; this comes from the coding sequence ATGCGTACATCCAAGCAAACCCGAAAAACCAAGGAAACAGAAATCACCGCAGACCTTTCTCTGGACGGCGGCGCAGTCACGGTTTCTACAGGAATCGGATTTTTTGACCATATGCTGACGGCGTTTGCCGTGCACGGCGGATTTGGGCTAAACCTGTCTGCAAAGGGAGATTTATTTGTCGACTGTCACCACACGGTTGAGGATACCGGAATTGTCCTCGGCAAAGCATTTGCAGAAGCATTGGGTGACAAAGGCGGCATCGCGCGTTACGGTTCTTTCTTTATCCCGATGGATGAAGCACTGGCGTTTACCAGTCTTGACATCAGCGGCCGGCCGTATCTGGTGTTTGATGCGAACTTTTCGCAGGCGCGCGTCGGTGAATTCGATACCTGTATGACGGAGGAATTTCTTCGCGCTTTCGCGGTGAATTCCGGCATCACCCTGCATTGCCGGGTTTTGTACGGAACCAATGCACATCATGAGATTGAGGCGGTCTTTAAATCACTGGGGCATGCTTTGCACCAGGCTGTTTCTGTGCAAAAAGGTACCCTTTCCACCAAAGGTATTTTGTAA
- the hisA gene encoding 1-(5-phosphoribosyl)-5-[(5-phosphoribosylamino)methylideneamino]imidazole-4-carboxamide isomerase, with product MLIFPAIDIKDGECVRLRRGDYATAQKVAEDALQTARSFEAEGAAWLHMVDLNGAKDAHPVNASLVFQVVRKTGLKVEIGGGIRQMDTVAYYLQNGVSRVILGSAALRNPAFAKEAVRKWKEQIAIGIDAREGKVAAEGWQKTSTVDYLDFAKQMEQIGAQTLIFTDISRDGMLSGPNLEMLDRMNQSVSCRVVASGGIRHSADITALKALNLYGAICGKSLYEGTLNLSDAISAAGGQDET from the coding sequence ATGCTGATTTTTCCGGCAATTGATATCAAAGACGGCGAGTGTGTCCGTCTGCGCCGCGGCGACTATGCAACCGCACAAAAAGTTGCGGAAGATGCGCTGCAGACAGCACGAAGCTTCGAGGCAGAAGGAGCGGCGTGGCTGCACATGGTTGATTTAAACGGTGCCAAAGACGCACACCCGGTAAATGCTTCCCTGGTTTTTCAAGTCGTCCGTAAAACCGGATTAAAAGTTGAAATCGGCGGCGGGATTCGGCAGATGGATACCGTTGCATATTATTTGCAAAATGGCGTTTCCCGTGTCATTTTAGGTTCTGCCGCACTGCGTAATCCTGCCTTCGCCAAAGAAGCTGTGCGCAAATGGAAAGAGCAAATCGCCATCGGGATTGACGCCAGAGAGGGAAAAGTGGCGGCAGAGGGCTGGCAGAAAACTTCAACGGTTGATTACCTGGATTTTGCAAAGCAAATGGAGCAGATCGGGGCACAAACCTTAATTTTTACGGATATTTCGCGTGACGGAATGCTTTCCGGCCCAAATCTGGAAATGCTGGATCGCATGAATCAATCTGTTTCCTGCCGTGTGGTGGCAAGCGGCGGTATCCGTCATTCTGCCGATATTACCGCGTTAAAGGCGCTGAACCTGTATGGAGCGATTTGCGGAAAATCCCTTTATGAAGGTACATTAAATTTATCGGATGCAATTTCTGCTGCGGGAGGGCAAGATGAAACCTGA
- the hisI gene encoding phosphoribosyl-AMP cyclohydrolase, producing the protein MKPDLQTFDFEKYFVKSELLPAIVQETGTKEVLMLAYMNRESLQKTLETGYTWFWSRSRQELWNKGATSGHLQKVVSITSDCDDDTLLIEVVQTGAACHTGRHSCFFHTILEANENA; encoded by the coding sequence ATGAAACCTGATTTGCAGACTTTTGACTTTGAAAAATATTTCGTAAAAAGTGAGTTGCTTCCCGCTATCGTACAGGAAACGGGCACAAAGGAAGTGCTGATGCTTGCTTATATGAACCGGGAATCACTACAAAAAACATTGGAAACTGGCTACACGTGGTTTTGGTCCCGTTCTCGCCAGGAATTGTGGAACAAAGGAGCCACTTCCGGGCACCTGCAAAAGGTAGTTTCCATAACGAGCGATTGCGATGACGACACGCTGCTGATTGAAGTTGTGCAAACCGGGGCAGCCTGCCACACAGGCCGTCACAGTTGCTTTTTTCATACAATTCTGGAGGCGAATGAAAATGCGTGA
- the hisE gene encoding phosphoribosyl-ATP diphosphatase: MRDTFEELYNTVVHRKEAKEEGSYTCYLFDKGLDKILKKVGEECSETIIAAKNGVKADTVGEISDLLYHLTVMMVNEGISLNDVKAELDKRAQKTGNLKTFHQVNRNS, translated from the coding sequence ATGCGTGATACATTTGAAGAACTGTACAATACCGTTGTGCACCGCAAAGAAGCAAAGGAAGAGGGTTCTTACACCTGCTATCTGTTTGATAAGGGACTGGACAAAATCCTGAAGAAAGTAGGCGAAGAGTGCAGCGAAACCATTATCGCCGCGAAAAATGGCGTGAAAGCAGACACGGTGGGGGAAATTTCGGATCTGCTCTATCACCTGACGGTAATGATGGTCAATGAAGGAATTTCCTTAAATGATGTAAAAGCGGAGCTTGATAAACGCGCACAGAAAACCGGAAATCTGAAAACCTTTCATCAAGTGAATCGCAACAGCTAA